The genomic window CCTTCGGCTTCTCATCGTCGCCGGTATCGATATTGACCGGCACGACCTGGAACCTGTCGCTTCCCATATTCTTTTCCAGCGCGTTCAGGGCCGGCATCTCCTCGCGGCAGGGCACGCACCAGGTGGCCCAGAGATTGAGAAGCACGGTCTTGCCGGCAAAATGGTCGAGCGACAACGGCTTGCCGTCCGGGCCATTGAAGGAGACCGCAGTCAGCTTGCGTGGCTCGGTGGCGGCAACCATGGCGGCAACCTGCCCTTTCATCAGCGGCGTCAGATTGGCGGCTCGCTCCTTCGTCAGCGGGCATTCGGCCGAGGCGCTATCGCTGATACCATTGCCAATCCCCGTCTCCTTCACGTATACCGCTGCCGCACCGGCAACGACGCCTGCAACGGCGGCGATTGCGATCAGTTTTACGGACGGCAGGCCGAAGGGTTTTTTCGTCGTCATTTCATTCTCCAGGACGGGCATTTTCCATGGCCGAGAACAATACGGACACCAAATCCTCCAACCAGATGTGGGGTGGGCGCTTCGCCTCCGGCCCGGACGCGATCATGGAGGAGATAAATGCCTCGATCGGTTTCGACAAGAAGCTATTCGCCCAGGATATCCGAGGTTCGGTCGCCCACGCGACGATGCTCGCCCATCAGGGGATCATTTCGGCCGAAGATAAGGACAAGATCGTTCACGGGCTAAACACGATCCTGTCAGAAATCGAAAGCGGCAACTTCGAATTTTCGCGGCAGCTCGAAGACATCCACATGAATGTCGAAGCACGCCTGGCGACGCTGATCGGTCCCGCCGCCGGCCGGCTGCATACCGCCCGCTCGCGCAACGACCAGGTGGCGCTCGACTTCCGGCTCTGGGTGAAGGAAGAGCTGCAGAAGACCGAACGGATGCTGACCGACCTGATCGCCGCCTTCCTCGACCGCGCCGAGGAACATGCCGAAAGTGTCATGCCGGGCTTTACTCATCTGCAGACCGCCCAGCCCGTCACCTTCGGCCATCATTGCATGGCCTATGTCGAGATGTTCGGCCGCGACCGTTCGCGCGTGCGCCACGCCATCGAGCATCTGGACGAAAGCCCGATCGGTGCCGCCGCCCTTGCCGGCACCGGCTATCCCATCGACCGCCATATGACCGCCAAGGCACTTGGCTTCCGCGAGCCGACCCGCAATTCGATCGATACGGTCTCCGACCGCGATTTCGCCATCGAGTTTCTGTCGATCGCGGCGATCGCGGGCATGCACCTGTCGCGTCTTGCCGAGGAGATCGTCATCTGGTCGACCCCACAATTCGGTTTCGTGCGCCTCTCCGACGCGTTTTCGACCGGTTCGTCGATCATGCCGCAGAAGAAGAACCCTGACGCGGCCGAACTGGTGCGCGCCAAGACCGGCCGCATCAACGGCTCGCTGGTGGCGCTGCTGACGATCATGAAGGGCTTGCCGCTCGCCTATTCCAAGGACATGCAGGAAGACAAGGAACAGGTCTTCGACGCCGCCGAGAGCCTGGAACTGGCGATCGCCGCCATGACCGGCATGGTGCGCGACATGACCGTCAACACCGCGCGGATGAAGGCGGCCGCCGGCTCCGGCTATTCGACGGCGACCGATCTTGCCGACTGGCTGGTGCGCGAAGCGGGCCTGCCTTTCCGTGATGCCCATCACGTCACCGGCCGCGCCGTCGCGCTTGCCGAAAGCAAGGGCTGCGATCTCTCGGAGTTGTCGCTATCCGACCTGCAGGCGATTCATGCCGATATCACCGACAAGGTCTACGACGTGCTGACCGTGGAGGCCTCGGTCGCCAGCCGCAAGAGCTTCGGCGGCACGGCGCCCTCCGAAGTACGCAAGCAGATCGCCTTCTGGCGCGCCCGCAATTGAGAGATATCGGGCGGGTGAAAACCCGCCCCACCCTTGCCGCCGGCGCGGGAAAACCGCCCAACAATCAGGGTGCACAACGCTGATAAACTTCGCTATGAAGATCCCAGTCATATGCCGCACAAGAGGATACCCATGCAGAAGAGCTTGCCGCACCTCATCCGCCTGACGGCGGTGCTCGCCGTCATCGGCCTTGCCGTTGCCGGATGCGGACGCAAGGGCGACCTCGATCCACCGAGTGCTAAGGCAACGAAGGAAGGCGACGTTTCCAAACCGACGAAACAGCCGGGCACCGTCGACAAACCTTTCCTTCTCGATCCCCTTCTGTAAGGCGCGAACCCCGTGAACCACTTCGAATACCGCGATGGCATCCTCCACGCCGAGAACGTTCCCGTTCCCGAGATCGCTAAGGCGGTCGGCACGCCCTTCTACGTCTACTCCACCGCGACGCTGGAGCGCCATTACCGCGTCTTCTCCGAAGCCTTCGCCGATGTCGACTCCATGGTCTGCTATGCCATGAAGGCGAATTCGAACCAGGCAGTATTAAAGACGCTGGGCCGCCTCGGCGCCGGCATCGACGTCGTGTCGGAAGGCGAGCTGCGCCGCGCGCTTGCCGCCGGTATTCCGGCTGAGCGCATCATGTTTTCGGGCGTCGGCAAGACGCCGCAGGAAATGGATTTCGCCCTCGAGGCCGGCATCTACTGCTTCAACGTCGAATCCGAGCCGGAACTCGAAATCCTCAACCAGCGCGCTGTCAACGCTGGCAAGAAGGCCCCGGTCTCCTTCCGCATCAATCCTGACGTCGATGCGAGGACACATGCGAAGATCTCGACCGGCAAGAAGGAAAACAAGTTCGGCATCTCCTGGGAGCGCGCCCGCGCCATCTATGCCCATGCCGCCAAGCTGCCGGGCATCGAGGTCACCGGCATCGACATGCATATCGGCAGCCAGATCACCGAGCTGCAGCCCTTCGACGACGCCTTCAAGCTGCTGCGCGATCTCGTCGCGACGTTGCGCGCCGACGGCCACACCATCCACCACGTCGATATCGGCGGCGGCCTCGGCGTCCCCTATAAGGACGACAACAATCCGCCACCGCTGCCCGACGCCTATGCGGCAATCGTCAAGAACCAGCTGCGTGGCCTGAACTGCCGGATCATCACCGAGCCCGGTCGGCTGATCGTCGGCAATGCCGGCATCCTGGTGACCGAAGTCCTCTATGTGAAGGACGGCGGCGAAAAGACCTTCGTCATCGTCGACGGCGCGATGAACGATCTCATCCGCCCGACGCTTTACGAGGCCTACCACGAGATCCGCCCGGTGACGATTTCGGCGGCGAACGCCCCGCGCATCCGCGCCGACGTGGTCGGCCCTGTCTGCGAGACCGGCGATTATCTGGCGCTCGACCGAGAAATGGCGATGCCGAAGCCCGGCGACCTTATGGCCGTCAGCACCGCCGGCGCCTATGGTGCGGTTCAGGCAGGCACCTACAACAGCCGCCTGCTGGTGCCCGAGGTACTGGTCAAGGGCGGTGATTTCCATGTGATTCGCCCGCGCCGAACCTATGCCGAGCTGATCAGCCTCGATTCGGTTCCGGCCTGGCTCGACTGATAAGATCATCACTTTTTGGCGAATAAACGTGAAAAGCCGGTATTGCCGGCCGCTCGCCCTCGCCTTCGCCACAAACAGTGTTATCCTTTCGTTCATGAGCGTATTGCCCCGCAATCGCCGGAAGCGCCCTCTGTACCAGAACGCCAGATCGCGGAGACCGGACCGATGACAAGCCCCTCAAGGCAGAAGAAAGGTGCATTTGCGCTCCGCCCTTCGCTCGCCCGACTAGTGACGGCGAAACGTATGCTGGCGCGCATCGTGCTCTTCTTCGAGCAGTTGCTGCCGCCTCTGATGCCGGTCCTGTCGGTAATCGCCTTCTATCTCTGCGCTTCCTGGTTCGGACTCTTCCGTAGCGTGCCCGACTGGCTGCGCATCCTGCTGCTGATCGCGTTCGCCGCCGCTTTCCTTGCCTCGCTCCTCCCCTTCCGCAAGCTGCGCTGGCCTGATGTCGCCGACGCCGACCGGATGCTGGAAGAGCGCAACGGCCTGCCGCACCAGCCGATCACCGTCCAGGAAGACGAGCCGGCCTTCGATTCGCGCTTCGCGTATGCACTCTGGCGCGAACACCAGGCGCGCATGGCCGAAAAGATCGCCGCCCTCGATGCCGGCACGCCGAAGCCCGATATCGCCGCACATGACCGTTTCGCCCTTCGCGCCATCCCGGCGCTGCTGCTCGTCACCGCCTTCGGCTATTCGCTGTCGATCAACGGTGGCTCGGTCAGTGACGCATTTCAGGCCGCAACCGAGCAGGTGACGGTCGATCCGGCGGTGCGCATCGACGCCTGGGTGACGCCGCCTTCCTATACCGGCCGCGCGCCGGTCTATCTCACAGCTGACGGCAGCGAGCGAGCGCCGATCGGCATTCCGCAGTTTTCGGGTCTGACCGTGCGCGTCAGCGGTGGAACGACGGCCGAGAAGGTCGTGTTCCGCAAAGCGAACGGCGAAGCTCAGGATATTGCTGTGCAGACCGACACAAAGCCGCAGCAGCCGGCGGCACCCGCCGGAGGGCAGCCGGACGGCGCCCCCGCTGGCCAGGCTCTTTTCGCTCAGACGCACGTCATGAAGCTTGAGGAAAACGGTGCGCTGGAGGTCAACGGCCGCCGCTGGAGTTTCAACGTTCTCCCCGACAAGGCGCCGGAGATCGCCTTCGATGGCATGCCGAAGCCGAGCGTCAACGGTGCGCTCGAAATCGGCTTCACCGTCAAGGACGATTACGGGGTGCAGGAAGCCCACGCCGAGATCGTTCCTCTGGAAAACGATCCGAGCGCAACGCCGCTCTATCCGTTGCCGGAATATCGGTTGGAGATTCCCCGCCGCAACGCTCGCGACGCCAAGGGCGTGACCAGCCGGAACCTGACCGAACATCCGCTTTCCGGCAAGCGCGTGCGCATCACCCTCGTCGCCAAGGACGGGGCCGGCCAGACCGGCCGCAGCCCGCCTTATGAGATGACGCTGCCGTCGCGGCCCTTCAACGAGCCGCTGGCTGCCGCAGTCGCCGAGGAGCGGCAGGTTTTCGCGCTCGATACGCGCAGGATGCCGCAGGCGATCGCGTTGAACGAGGCACTGACCATTCGTCCGGAGGAGACGATCCCCAAGCTCACCAACTACCTGCTTCTGCAATCCGCGCTGGCGCGGATGAAGCTCGCTAATGGTGAGGATGCGCTGAAGGATACGGCCCAGTATCTCTGGGAGATCGCGCTCGGCATGGAGGACGGCGATCTTTCGCTTGCCGAGCGCAAGCTGCGCGAAGCCCAGCAGAAGCTTGCCGATGCGTTGAACCGCAATGCACCGGACGAGGAGATCAAGAAGCTGATGGACGAGCTGCGCAAGGCGATGCAGGATTACCTGAGCGAGCTTGCCCAGCGAATGCAGAACGCGCCGATGCAGCCGAACCAGAATGCGCAGAACTTCCTGCGCCAGCAGGATCTGGAACGGATGATGGACCAGATCGAAAATCTTGCCCGTTCCGGCAATCGCGACGCCGCCCAGCAGATGTTGTCGGAATTGCAGCGCATGATGAACAATCTGCAGGCGGGCCGCCCGCAGCGGGGCCAGCAAGGCCAGGAAAACAGCGAGGCCCGCAAGCAGATCGACAAGCTCGGCGAGATCCTGCGTGACCAGCAGAAGCTGATGGAGCAGACCTTCCGCCTCGATCAGCAGCTCAAGGACCGCATGCAGCGCGGCGAACCTGATATGGGCGAGAACGACCCGCTGCTCGACGAGATGAACCCCGGAGAGAACGGCGAGCCGCAGAACCAGCGGCAAGGCCAGCAGGGTCAGGGCCAGCAACCCTCCGACCAGATGACTTCAGAGCAGCTTAGGGAAGCCTTGAAACAGTTGCGCGCCCAGCAGGACGCGCTCGGCAAGCAGCTCGGCGAATTGCAGAAAAAGCTGGGTGAGATGGGCATGAAACCCGGCCCGGGCTTCGGCCAGGCCCAACGCGAAATGGAAGGCGCCGGCCGTGAACTCGGCCAGGGCCGCGGCGACACGGCCGTCGAGAATCAGGGCCGCGCGCTGGAAGCGCTGCGCCAGGGTGCCCGCGACATGATGAATCAGATGATGCAGGCACAGCAGGGCCAGCAGGGGCAAGGCCCAAATGGCCAGGTGGGCCAGGGCGAGCAGAATGGCCGCGATCCGCTCGGACGGCTGCGGCGTACCGAGGGACCGGATCTCGGCGACAACAAGGTGAAGGTGCCTGACGAAATCGACGTCCAGCGTGCACGAGAAATCCTCGACGCGATCCGCGAGAAGCTCAGCAACAATCCCCCGCAGGAGATGGAACGGCGGTATCTCGAACGGCTTCTGGACATCCAGTAAGCCTCACACCGCCGTGCAGTGATCGAGAGGCGCTCGCTCTAGGCGACGAGCGCCCGGGCGACGGCTTTGCGGATATCGGGAAGCGCGAATGGCTTGGCGACGACGTCGATGATCTTTTCGGCAAGGTCGTCGGCCCGCTCGCGCTGCTCGGCATAGCCGGTCATCAGCAGGATCTTCAGGCCTGGAAAGGCGTCTTTTGCCTGATGGGCAAGCTCGATACCATCCATCACGGGCATGCGGATATCCGAAAGCAGGAGATCGTAGACCCCGTCCTTTAGCTTCTCCAGCCCTTCGGCGCCGTCGGCTGCCTCATCGGTCTCATGACCGTCGAGCCGCAGGGCCCGGGCTACGAAAGACCGCAGGGAGTCCTCGTCTTCCGTAATCAGAATTCTTGCCATATGTGCATTGCTCCGTCTTCAGCCCCGCGACGGAAATCACCAGACTTTCCTTTTCGATCGGTAAAGATGACGAAGCGATGGACGGAATGGTTAACAACCCGTCTTGATCGGCTGCCGCTCAGGCGTCCCCCGTCACGACACCGACGAACGGCAATTCGCGAAAGGCATAGGCGACATCCATGCCGTAGCCGACGACGAAATAGTCGGGGCATTCGAAGCCGACATAGTCAGCCTCCAGCTTTTCCTTGCGCTTGACGCGCTTGTCGAGCAGCACGGCGATCGTGACGTTACGCGCGCCGCGTTCGAAAAGCAGCTCTTTGGCAAAGAGCAGCGTGCGGCCGGATTCGAGGATGTCGTCGATCAGCAGCACATCGCGGCCGTGCACGTCGCTGTCGATATCCTTGACGATGCGCACGCCCTGCGAAACCGTGCCGATGCCGTAGCTCGAGAGCGTAATGAACTCGACCTCCGGGGCGAGCCCGGTGTCATGCAGGGCGCGAATCAAGTCGGCGGCGAAAATGAACGACCCCTTGAGCACGGCGATGACGAGCAGGTCCTTGGTCGGGCCGTTGGCGATCTCCCGTGCCATCGCATGATTGCGCTCGGCGATCTGCTCGGCGGTGAAGAGCGGCTCGATGTTTTTTCCGCGCACGACAGGCATAGGGGCTTGCTCCATGAAAAGAAGCGTAAGCCGTTAGCACATATGCGGGCCTGAAACAGCCTCGCCGGCCAGGAAATTAACGCGATTGGCGCGACCTGTGGCGGGAAAGCCCTGCATTACACCGCCGGCCGTGCCTATGGCAGGAAGGTGAGCCGGACTTCCGGCACCTTGCCTCCGCCATGCTGAACACGCGCCGAAAAGCCCCGGCTCTGGCCGCCATAGATAACGTCGACCGGCGGATCGATGACGATGCTGGCGGTCAGCCGTTCGTCCGTCACGAGATCTGCACGGATCGGATGCACCGTCTGCGTCGTGCCGCTCTCGTTTTCGACGATGCCGTTGATGACGAGCACGCGCATGCCGTTTGCATCGCGCGGCGTCACCGTCACATGGGTGAAGTGCAACGGCGCTCCGGAAGA from Rhizobium sp. Pop5 includes these protein-coding regions:
- a CDS encoding TlpA disulfide reductase family protein, giving the protein MTTKKPFGLPSVKLIAIAAVAGVVAGAAAVYVKETGIGNGISDSASAECPLTKERAANLTPLMKGQVAAMVAATEPRKLTAVSFNGPDGKPLSLDHFAGKTVLLNLWATWCVPCREEMPALNALEKNMGSDRFQVVPVNIDTGDDEKPKAFLSEIGVDALQLYRDNTIGVFNSLKKEGLAFGLPVTLLLDDKGCLISAMNGPAAWDSEDAKALIKGAIGS
- the argH gene encoding argininosuccinate lyase; amino-acid sequence: MAENNTDTKSSNQMWGGRFASGPDAIMEEINASIGFDKKLFAQDIRGSVAHATMLAHQGIISAEDKDKIVHGLNTILSEIESGNFEFSRQLEDIHMNVEARLATLIGPAAGRLHTARSRNDQVALDFRLWVKEELQKTERMLTDLIAAFLDRAEEHAESVMPGFTHLQTAQPVTFGHHCMAYVEMFGRDRSRVRHAIEHLDESPIGAAALAGTGYPIDRHMTAKALGFREPTRNSIDTVSDRDFAIEFLSIAAIAGMHLSRLAEEIVIWSTPQFGFVRLSDAFSTGSSIMPQKKNPDAAELVRAKTGRINGSLVALLTIMKGLPLAYSKDMQEDKEQVFDAAESLELAIAAMTGMVRDMTVNTARMKAAAGSGYSTATDLADWLVREAGLPFRDAHHVTGRAVALAESKGCDLSELSLSDLQAIHADITDKVYDVLTVEASVASRKSFGGTAPSEVRKQIAFWRARN
- a CDS encoding TIGR02302 family protein, which codes for MTSPSRQKKGAFALRPSLARLVTAKRMLARIVLFFEQLLPPLMPVLSVIAFYLCASWFGLFRSVPDWLRILLLIAFAAAFLASLLPFRKLRWPDVADADRMLEERNGLPHQPITVQEDEPAFDSRFAYALWREHQARMAEKIAALDAGTPKPDIAAHDRFALRAIPALLLVTAFGYSLSINGGSVSDAFQAATEQVTVDPAVRIDAWVTPPSYTGRAPVYLTADGSERAPIGIPQFSGLTVRVSGGTTAEKVVFRKANGEAQDIAVQTDTKPQQPAAPAGGQPDGAPAGQALFAQTHVMKLEENGALEVNGRRWSFNVLPDKAPEIAFDGMPKPSVNGALEIGFTVKDDYGVQEAHAEIVPLENDPSATPLYPLPEYRLEIPRRNARDAKGVTSRNLTEHPLSGKRVRITLVAKDGAGQTGRSPPYEMTLPSRPFNEPLAAAVAEERQVFALDTRRMPQAIALNEALTIRPEETIPKLTNYLLLQSALARMKLANGEDALKDTAQYLWEIALGMEDGDLSLAERKLREAQQKLADALNRNAPDEEIKKLMDELRKAMQDYLSELAQRMQNAPMQPNQNAQNFLRQQDLERMMDQIENLARSGNRDAAQQMLSELQRMMNNLQAGRPQRGQQGQENSEARKQIDKLGEILRDQQKLMEQTFRLDQQLKDRMQRGEPDMGENDPLLDEMNPGENGEPQNQRQGQQGQGQQPSDQMTSEQLREALKQLRAQQDALGKQLGELQKKLGEMGMKPGPGFGQAQREMEGAGRELGQGRGDTAVENQGRALEALRQGARDMMNQMMQAQQGQQGQGPNGQVGQGEQNGRDPLGRLRRTEGPDLGDNKVKVPDEIDVQRAREILDAIREKLSNNPPQEMERRYLERLLDIQ
- the hpt gene encoding hypoxanthine phosphoribosyltransferase, producing the protein MPVVRGKNIEPLFTAEQIAERNHAMAREIANGPTKDLLVIAVLKGSFIFAADLIRALHDTGLAPEVEFITLSSYGIGTVSQGVRIVKDIDSDVHGRDVLLIDDILESGRTLLFAKELLFERGARNVTIAVLLDKRVKRKEKLEADYVGFECPDYFVVGYGMDVAYAFRELPFVGVVTGDA
- a CDS encoding lipoprotein, translated to MQKSLPHLIRLTAVLAVIGLAVAGCGRKGDLDPPSAKATKEGDVSKPTKQPGTVDKPFLLDPLL
- the lysA gene encoding diaminopimelate decarboxylase, with translation MNHFEYRDGILHAENVPVPEIAKAVGTPFYVYSTATLERHYRVFSEAFADVDSMVCYAMKANSNQAVLKTLGRLGAGIDVVSEGELRRALAAGIPAERIMFSGVGKTPQEMDFALEAGIYCFNVESEPELEILNQRAVNAGKKAPVSFRINPDVDARTHAKISTGKKENKFGISWERARAIYAHAAKLPGIEVTGIDMHIGSQITELQPFDDAFKLLRDLVATLRADGHTIHHVDIGGGLGVPYKDDNNPPPLPDAYAAIVKNQLRGLNCRIITEPGRLIVGNAGILVTEVLYVKDGGEKTFVIVDGAMNDLIRPTLYEAYHEIRPVTISAANAPRIRADVVGPVCETGDYLALDREMAMPKPGDLMAVSTAGAYGAVQAGTYNSRLLVPEVLVKGGDFHVIRPRRTYAELISLDSVPAWLD
- a CDS encoding response regulator, with product MARILITEDEDSLRSFVARALRLDGHETDEAADGAEGLEKLKDGVYDLLLSDIRMPVMDGIELAHQAKDAFPGLKILLMTGYAEQRERADDLAEKIIDVVAKPFALPDIRKAVARALVA